A single genomic interval of Caballeronia sp. SL2Y3 harbors:
- a CDS encoding OBAP family protein, with amino-acid sequence MRNRRELSNELSGACESCGSRGSDAFMPLAAGVVAGLAAAAGVLIGRRANAIARVGEGHSAKHRLLDLASGVMQPKYPLTAMSTWLNGFHMYADDMGRQVEAHHFCIHLRHDLHQCVIFDSNRPDARLIGIEYIISEERFRQLPAEEKRLWHSHHYEVKSGTLIAPGIPELAERAYFQDLVSTYGKTFHTWQIDRDEFPYGPPQLMMGFTQDGQVNEAMVAERDARLGVSSEDRKRRRYGIPVPDIAEGANAWESGTSVQTTLVEVPFRDVSGSS; translated from the coding sequence ATGCGCAACCGGCGTGAACTGTCGAACGAATTGAGCGGAGCGTGCGAATCGTGCGGATCGCGTGGCTCGGACGCCTTCATGCCGCTCGCGGCGGGCGTCGTGGCCGGTCTCGCGGCGGCGGCCGGCGTTCTGATCGGACGCCGCGCGAATGCCATCGCGCGCGTGGGCGAAGGTCATTCCGCCAAGCATCGGCTGCTCGATCTCGCATCGGGCGTGATGCAGCCGAAGTATCCGCTTACGGCCATGAGTACGTGGCTCAACGGCTTTCACATGTATGCGGACGACATGGGCCGTCAGGTCGAGGCGCATCACTTCTGCATTCATCTTCGGCACGACCTGCATCAATGCGTGATCTTCGATTCGAACCGGCCGGACGCGCGTCTCATCGGCATCGAATACATCATTTCGGAAGAGCGGTTCAGGCAGTTGCCGGCGGAAGAAAAGCGCCTCTGGCACAGCCACCACTACGAAGTGAAGTCCGGCACTCTGATTGCGCCGGGCATTCCGGAACTCGCGGAGCGCGCCTATTTTCAGGACCTCGTGTCGACGTACGGCAAGACGTTTCATACGTGGCAGATCGACCGGGATGAATTCCCGTACGGCCCGCCGCAACTGATGATGGGCTTCACGCAGGACGGTCAGGTGAACGAGGCGATGGTCGCCGAACGCGACGCGCGTCTCGGCGTCTCGTCCGAGGACCGCAAGCGCAGACGCTACGGCATTCCGGTGCCGGACATCGCGGAGGGCGCGAATGCGTGGGAAAGCGGCACGTCGGTGCAGACGACGCTCGTCGAAGTCCCGTTCAGGGACGTGAGCGGGTCGTCGTGA
- a CDS encoding DUF3072 domain-containing protein: MKGQPTENAQRQDDQDAQDDQSDPRIDNPKASPTSNAEKDPDEWVTGDEPMTGAQASYLKTLSEEAKEPFDASLSKADASRRIDELQAKTGRGQKS; encoded by the coding sequence ATGAAAGGACAACCGACCGAAAACGCGCAGCGTCAGGATGATCAGGATGCTCAGGACGATCAGAGCGATCCGCGTATCGACAACCCGAAGGCGTCGCCGACATCGAATGCCGAGAAGGACCCCGACGAGTGGGTGACCGGTGACGAGCCGATGACGGGCGCGCAGGCGTCGTATCTGAAGACGCTTTCGGAAGAGGCGAAGGAGCCGTTCGACGCATCGCTTTCGAAGGCGGATGCGTCGCGCAGGATCGACGAGCTTCAGGCGAAAACGGGCAGGGGACAGAAGTCCTGA
- a CDS encoding DUF2795 domain-containing protein has product MRMANNQSGGSNSMFIDMQKALKGIDYPADKQTLLDTARSNGASEEVTNALDALPDQEYESPAAVSKAVGQES; this is encoded by the coding sequence ATGAGAATGGCGAACAACCAGTCCGGCGGATCGAACAGCATGTTCATCGACATGCAGAAGGCGCTGAAAGGCATCGACTATCCCGCCGACAAGCAGACGCTCCTCGACACCGCTCGCAGCAACGGCGCGAGCGAGGAGGTTACGAACGCGCTCGACGCGTTGCCCGATCAGGAATACGAAAGTCCCGCAGCCGTATCGAAGGCGGTGGGTCAGGAGAGTTGA
- a CDS encoding Hsp20/alpha crystallin family protein translates to MSDNTQIAEREKGAVARQESSQERRRTTLAPNVDIVEDVHAVTLWADLPGVSKDRLDVKVHDGSLIIEGESVVPVPSNLRLAHAEVRAPYFSRTFTVSEDFDTSKIEATLKDGVLKLTLPRREEAKPRRIEVTAA, encoded by the coding sequence ATGAGCGACAACACTCAGATCGCGGAACGCGAAAAAGGCGCTGTGGCTCGTCAGGAGTCCAGCCAGGAACGGCGCCGCACGACGCTTGCGCCGAATGTCGATATCGTCGAGGACGTGCATGCCGTCACATTGTGGGCGGACCTGCCGGGCGTATCGAAGGATCGGCTCGATGTGAAGGTACACGACGGCAGTCTCATCATCGAAGGCGAGTCCGTCGTGCCGGTGCCGTCCAATCTGCGCCTCGCGCATGCGGAAGTGCGCGCGCCGTACTTCTCGCGCACGTTCACCGTGAGCGAAGACTTCGATACGTCGAAAATCGAAGCGACGCTCAAGGACGGCGTGCTGAAGCTGACGCTGCCGCGCCGCGAGGAAGCGAAGCCGCGACGCATTGAAGTAACTGCCGCGTAA
- a CDS encoding DUF3597 domain-containing protein, which produces MSIFSTILNKIFPHDHPAATASGGATPPAANNAAGGAPAAAQASPAATSAAPATSGAEPARPPVTPMPEVDVEAILSQKQQQNGANLNWRTSIVDLMKLLDLDSSLQARKELASELHYTGNTDDSASMNIWLHKEVMKKLAENGGKVPDDLKS; this is translated from the coding sequence ATGAGCATTTTTTCGACCATTCTGAACAAGATCTTCCCGCACGATCACCCGGCCGCCACCGCATCGGGCGGCGCGACACCGCCTGCCGCGAACAATGCCGCGGGCGGCGCACCCGCAGCGGCGCAGGCGAGCCCTGCCGCGACGTCGGCGGCGCCGGCCACGTCGGGCGCCGAGCCCGCGCGTCCGCCCGTCACGCCGATGCCTGAAGTGGACGTCGAAGCCATCCTCTCGCAGAAGCAGCAGCAGAACGGCGCGAATCTGAACTGGCGCACGTCCATCGTCGACCTGATGAAGCTGCTCGACCTCGACAGCAGTCTTCAGGCGCGCAAGGAACTCGCATCCGAGCTGCACTACACGGGCAACACGGACGACTCCGCATCGATGAACATCTGGCTGCACAAGGAAGTGATGAAGAAGCTCGCCGAGAACGGCGGCAAGGTGCCGGACGACCTCAAGAGCTGA
- a CDS encoding MBL fold metallo-hydrolase has translation MRVHHLNCISSCPLGGKLFDGRTPSLLRRGELTCHCLLIETNDGLVLVDTGFGLRDVANPQSRLSTFFLFMLKPDFREEMTAVRQIERLGFRASDVRHILMSHLDFDHAGGLDDFPQATVHMLQIERDYALAQKTWLDRQRFRPQQWSTRGNWKVHRADGEKWRGFDSVRPLPGFRDDIAFVPLPGHTFGHAGIAVRKDDRWLLLAADAYFFHTEMDAERPHCTPGLAFYQWMLEKDRAARLRNQARLRELCRTAGSELTVFCSHDPFEFERLAGRSPGIPAEHLVMA, from the coding sequence ATGCGCGTTCATCATCTGAATTGCATTTCGAGTTGTCCGCTCGGCGGCAAGCTCTTCGACGGGCGCACGCCGAGCCTTTTGCGTCGCGGCGAACTGACCTGCCATTGCCTGCTGATCGAAACGAACGACGGCCTCGTGCTCGTCGATACAGGCTTCGGCCTGCGCGATGTCGCCAATCCGCAGAGCCGCCTGAGCACGTTCTTCCTGTTCATGCTGAAGCCCGATTTCCGCGAGGAAATGACGGCGGTGCGCCAGATCGAACGGCTCGGCTTCAGAGCGAGCGATGTGCGCCACATTCTGATGAGTCATCTGGACTTCGATCACGCGGGAGGACTTGACGATTTTCCGCAGGCGACCGTTCATATGCTCCAGATCGAGCGCGACTATGCGCTCGCGCAGAAGACGTGGCTCGACCGGCAGCGGTTTCGTCCGCAGCAGTGGTCGACGCGCGGCAACTGGAAGGTGCATCGCGCGGACGGCGAGAAGTGGCGCGGCTTCGACAGCGTGCGGCCGCTGCCGGGCTTTCGCGACGACATCGCGTTCGTGCCGCTGCCCGGCCACACGTTCGGGCATGCGGGCATTGCCGTGCGCAAGGATGACCGGTGGCTGTTGCTCGCCGCCGATGCGTATTTCTTCCACACCGAAATGGACGCCGAGCGGCCGCACTGCACGCCCGGTCTCGCGTTCTATCAGTGGATGCTGGAGAAGGACCGCGCGGCTCGCCTGCGCAATCAGGCGCGGCTGCGGGAACTGTGCCGCACGGCCGGTTCCGAGCTGACGGTGTTTTGCAGCCACGATCCGTTCGAATTCGAGCGGCTCGCCGGACGCTCGCCCGGCATTCCGGCGGAGCATCTCGTGATGGCGTGA
- a CDS encoding Hsp20/alpha crystallin family protein: MNEVFTGADLFSELERVQRQLSSVFDGFPRSLRSSRPGVFPPVNIGSTDDTIEIVAFAPGLDTAKLDVSIDKGLLNIAGERATRERDLPEGAREYAQERFNGAFRRVIELPQQADPDKVQARYVDGCLLISVGKREASKPRAISVQ, translated from the coding sequence ATGAACGAAGTATTCACTGGGGCCGACCTCTTCAGCGAACTGGAGAGAGTGCAGCGGCAACTGTCCAGCGTGTTCGACGGCTTTCCGCGAAGCCTGCGATCGAGCCGTCCCGGCGTGTTCCCGCCCGTCAACATCGGTTCGACCGATGACACCATCGAGATTGTCGCGTTCGCGCCGGGCCTCGACACCGCGAAGCTCGACGTGTCCATCGACAAGGGCTTGCTCAACATCGCCGGCGAACGCGCGACGCGCGAGCGCGACTTGCCCGAAGGCGCGCGCGAGTATGCGCAGGAGCGCTTCAACGGCGCGTTCCGTCGCGTGATCGAACTGCCGCAGCAGGCCGATCCGGACAAGGTGCAGGCGCGTTATGTCGATGGCTGCTTGCTGATCTCGGTCGGCAAGCGCGAGGCATCGAAGCCGCGTGCGATCAGTGTTCAATGA
- a CDS encoding TenA family transcriptional regulator produces MDPTFQRVGDLKDIASYPAWLGDVLAETKEAKLAVVSHPIFAAMREAKLEPRQAEAFLVNGWPVVEQFPQYMAMNLQKVRYGHSRGEDLARRYLTRNIRVEQNHADYWVDWAAAHDVSKRDLMKANGPSLAYALSHWCWKSSSTDALAASIAATNFAIEGVTGEWSTLVCSTDTYANSFPVSIRRKAMRWLSLHAHYDDAHPWEALEIVATLLGNAPGVDEVHAVKRSIAMSYEYFKMSLDCCL; encoded by the coding sequence TTGGATCCGACTTTTCAGCGGGTGGGCGATTTGAAAGACATCGCAAGTTACCCGGCCTGGCTCGGCGATGTGCTGGCCGAAACCAAAGAAGCAAAGCTGGCCGTCGTCTCGCATCCCATCTTCGCGGCGATGCGCGAAGCCAAGCTCGAACCGCGTCAGGCAGAAGCGTTCCTCGTCAACGGCTGGCCCGTCGTCGAGCAGTTTCCGCAATACATGGCGATGAATCTGCAAAAGGTCCGCTACGGGCACTCGCGCGGCGAAGACCTCGCGCGGCGCTATCTCACGCGCAATATCCGCGTCGAGCAGAACCACGCGGATTACTGGGTCGACTGGGCCGCCGCGCACGACGTGAGCAAGCGCGACCTGATGAAGGCCAACGGTCCGTCGCTCGCTTACGCGCTCAGCCACTGGTGCTGGAAGAGCAGCAGCACGGACGCGCTCGCGGCGAGCATCGCGGCGACGAACTTCGCGATCGAAGGCGTGACCGGCGAATGGTCCACGCTCGTGTGCAGCACGGACACGTACGCGAACAGCTTCCCGGTGTCGATCCGCCGCAAGGCGATGCGCTGGCTCAGCCTGCACGCGCACTACGACGACGCGCATCCGTGGGAAGCGCTCGAAATCGTCGCGACGCTGCTCGGCAATGCGCCGGGCGTCGACGAAGTGCATGCGGTCAAGCGCAGCATCGCGATGAGCTACGAGTACTTCAAGATGAGCCTCGACTGCTGCCTGTAA
- a CDS encoding YsnF/AvaK domain-containing protein: protein MNPDDTPSNATPPSEEVRLSAVQEELSVGVRTTETGSVRVRKVVHEEMQPVSMRLSTQQVEVRRVAVNRPVEERSEPRREGDTLVIPVYEYVPVVRMQLTLKEEVYVKTTETQQDVVHQVLVNSEELVVERREGPDGEWKRDSQAG from the coding sequence ATGAACCCAGACGATACCCCGTCCAATGCCACGCCGCCGTCCGAAGAGGTGCGCCTCTCCGCCGTGCAGGAAGAACTCTCGGTCGGCGTGCGCACGACCGAGACCGGCTCCGTGCGCGTGCGCAAGGTCGTGCATGAGGAAATGCAACCCGTTTCGATGCGCCTCTCCACGCAGCAAGTGGAAGTGAGGCGCGTGGCAGTGAATCGGCCTGTCGAGGAGCGTAGCGAGCCGCGCCGCGAAGGCGATACGCTCGTCATACCGGTATACGAATACGTGCCGGTGGTCAGGATGCAACTGACGTTGAAAGAAGAGGTGTACGTGAAGACAACCGAGACGCAACAGGACGTCGTGCACCAGGTTCTCGTGAATTCTGAGGAACTCGTCGTGGAGCGGCGCGAGGGGCCGGACGGCGAATGGAAGCGCGATTCGCAGGCAGGCTGA
- a CDS encoding YsnF/AvaK domain-containing protein, protein MTQTIIGVFNTLQDAELAQTRLEAEGIARTDMSVHSNDAGSSMTSGSTMSDVSTDRPVGEAHEGAMGRIEHFFKNLFGDDDRPEEIGHYQEAVRRGSALLSVDVRDETATERVRDALYAAGAIDIDSRVAQWRNTGYTGYDRNAPAYTADEIAAERQAFPVVQESLEVGKREVQTGGVRVYSRLTETPVSESVNLHEEHASIERRAVDRPATAADLKEGFVEIKETAEQAVVAKTARVVEEVVVGKESSNRTETITDTVRGTEVEVERTAGVEGTTTGVQGTTGLEGTTGVTGTKKTPL, encoded by the coding sequence ATGACTCAGACTATCATTGGTGTATTCAATACGCTTCAGGACGCCGAACTCGCCCAGACCCGCCTCGAAGCAGAAGGCATCGCGCGCACGGACATGAGCGTGCATTCGAACGATGCCGGCTCGTCGATGACGTCGGGCTCGACGATGAGCGATGTCTCGACGGACCGCCCCGTCGGCGAGGCGCACGAAGGCGCCATGGGCCGTATCGAACACTTCTTCAAGAACCTCTTCGGCGATGACGACCGCCCGGAAGAGATCGGTCATTATCAGGAAGCGGTGCGTCGCGGAAGCGCGTTGCTGTCGGTCGACGTGCGGGACGAAACGGCGACCGAACGCGTGCGCGACGCGCTGTATGCGGCCGGCGCAATCGACATCGACTCGCGCGTGGCTCAGTGGCGCAATACGGGCTACACGGGCTACGACCGCAATGCGCCCGCCTACACCGCAGATGAAATCGCAGCAGAACGTCAGGCATTCCCGGTCGTGCAGGAGTCGCTCGAAGTCGGCAAGCGTGAAGTGCAAACGGGCGGCGTGCGCGTGTACTCGCGCCTGACCGAAACGCCGGTCAGCGAGTCCGTGAACCTGCATGAAGAACACGCGAGCATCGAGCGCCGCGCAGTGGACCGTCCGGCGACGGCGGCGGACCTGAAGGAAGGCTTCGTCGAGATCAAGGAAACGGCTGAACAAGCGGTCGTCGCGAAGACGGCGCGCGTGGTCGAGGAAGTGGTCGTCGGCAAGGAAAGCTCGAACCGCACCGAGACGATCACGGATACGGTCCGCGGCACGGAAGTGGAAGTGGAACGCACCGCGGGCGTGGAAGGCACGACGACCGGCGTGCAAGGCACCACGGGTCTCGAAGGCACCACCGGCGTGACCGGCACGAAGAAGACCCCGCTGTAA
- a CDS encoding cold-shock protein — protein MDTGTVKWFNDTKGFGFITPDNGGDDLFAHFSEIRADGFKTLAEGQKVSFETKRGPKGMQASNIKPL, from the coding sequence ATGGACACCGGTACCGTCAAGTGGTTTAACGACACCAAGGGCTTCGGCTTCATCACCCCCGACAATGGCGGCGACGACCTCTTCGCGCACTTCTCGGAGATTCGTGCCGACGGCTTCAAGACCCTGGCCGAAGGCCAAAAGGTGAGCTTCGAAACGAAGCGCGGCCCGAAGGGCATGCAAGCTTCGAACATCAAGCCGCTGTAA
- a CDS encoding alpha/beta fold hydrolase, translating to MKRARDSLVEGMTRRVRSHASAHVARSARSAWPALAVAGTCALAAWAAVEWKRLKRTPALSETSANAGITARTTQAGPYRMFSRQALREGRASRVAMVPMVPVVLVHGLVISSRYMEPLALALRDAIDGLDVHAPDLPGFGESPTRERALTVPELADALRLWLAARGIDKAVFIGNSFGCQILADFAARFPGCVDKLVLQGPTVDRAARFLPVQMLRDWRNGRLERARSAAALGRIDYAKAGITRAFATMRELVRDRIEDKLARVQAPTLVVVGSRDPVVPLAWAREVAERLPHGELLVIEGGTHTLNYVYPHSMALAIRPFLLDGVESHNGAARA from the coding sequence GTGAAGCGGGCACGCGATTCGCTCGTCGAGGGCATGACACGACGCGTTCGATCACACGCATCCGCACACGTTGCGCGATCCGCACGCTCCGCCTGGCCTGCGCTCGCGGTAGCGGGCACGTGCGCGCTCGCGGCATGGGCGGCCGTCGAATGGAAGCGGCTCAAGCGCACGCCCGCGCTCTCCGAAACCAGCGCGAACGCCGGCATCACCGCGCGCACGACGCAGGCCGGTCCTTACCGCATGTTCTCGCGGCAGGCGTTGCGCGAGGGGCGGGCTTCGCGCGTAGCGATGGTGCCGATGGTGCCAGTGGTGCTGGTACACGGCCTCGTCATTTCCAGCCGCTACATGGAGCCGCTCGCGCTCGCCCTGCGCGATGCCATCGACGGCCTCGACGTTCACGCGCCCGATCTTCCCGGCTTCGGCGAAAGCCCGACGCGCGAGCGCGCGCTCACGGTGCCCGAACTCGCCGATGCGCTGCGCCTGTGGCTCGCGGCGCGCGGCATCGACAAAGCCGTGTTCATCGGCAATTCGTTCGGCTGTCAGATACTCGCGGATTTCGCGGCGCGCTTTCCCGGCTGCGTCGACAAGCTCGTGCTGCAAGGGCCGACGGTCGATCGCGCGGCGCGTTTTCTGCCCGTGCAGATGCTGCGCGACTGGCGCAACGGGCGGCTGGAAAGGGCGCGGTCGGCGGCGGCGCTCGGGCGCATCGACTATGCGAAAGCCGGCATCACACGCGCGTTCGCGACGATGCGCGAGCTCGTGCGCGACCGCATCGAGGACAAGCTCGCGCGGGTGCAGGCGCCGACGCTCGTCGTCGTGGGTTCGCGCGATCCTGTGGTGCCGCTCGCATGGGCGCGCGAAGTGGCGGAGCGCCTGCCGCATGGCGAGCTGCTCGTCATCGAAGGCGGCACGCATACGCTCAACTATGTGTATCCGCATAGCATGGCGCTCGCTATTCGCCCGTTCCTGCTCGATGGCGTCGAGAGCCACAACGGAGCCGCGCGCGCATGA
- a CDS encoding OmpW family protein: MKTKQIACAAAAALCVGGGVGGAHAQAAGNIVVNAGWMHFAPQDSSGPFKINALGQTMTAPNAGASISNADTFAITTTYFFTDHIAAEVAMGVPPKFNLDGTGSLGAIGKLGSTREWSPTLLLKYYFGSAQSRFRPYIGAGGAYVWFTDEKLTSPMANGAFLYSSQFGNALTGPTTVSFSSSFAPVANAGFTYNFTDHWSASFSLSYMWLSARARLETQSAVGTVRSESKIKLNPIVSFLSVGYKF; encoded by the coding sequence ATGAAAACGAAGCAAATCGCGTGTGCGGCGGCCGCTGCCTTATGTGTCGGCGGCGGTGTCGGCGGCGCTCACGCACAGGCGGCGGGAAATATCGTCGTCAACGCGGGGTGGATGCACTTCGCGCCGCAAGATTCCAGCGGCCCGTTCAAGATCAACGCGCTGGGGCAGACGATGACCGCACCTAACGCGGGCGCATCGATCAGCAACGCCGACACCTTCGCGATCACGACGACCTACTTCTTCACGGACCACATCGCCGCTGAAGTTGCGATGGGCGTGCCGCCGAAGTTCAATCTCGACGGCACTGGCTCGCTCGGCGCCATCGGCAAACTCGGCTCGACGCGCGAATGGAGCCCGACGCTTCTGTTGAAGTACTACTTCGGCAGCGCGCAAAGCCGCTTCCGCCCGTACATCGGGGCGGGCGGCGCGTACGTGTGGTTCACGGATGAGAAGCTCACCTCGCCGATGGCGAACGGCGCATTCCTCTATTCGAGCCAGTTCGGCAATGCGCTGACCGGGCCGACGACCGTGAGCTTCAGCAGTTCGTTCGCGCCCGTGGCCAACGCCGGCTTCACGTACAACTTCACGGACCACTGGTCGGCGTCGTTCTCGCTGTCGTACATGTGGCTGTCGGCGCGCGCGCGTCTGGAAACGCAATCGGCCGTCGGCACCGTGCGCAGCGAATCGAAGATCAAGCTGAACCCGATCGTGAGCTTCCTCTCGGTCGGCTACAAGTTCTGA
- a CDS encoding EAL domain-containing protein, with the protein MRVAPKTTNRQLFNTIWPFLAVVISLLAMAATSLAIMSSVRAYIGGESTWSKGQKDAVFYLARYAQTGEEQAFRQYEDAIAYPLNLKRARLALDRPDPNVPEARAALLASGVYPADVGAVIWVFRTFRRASYFQEAVAYWTAGDLLVDQLTDAGRKLRAAVRSGPAARAEVDRLTTEVWNINGSIAPISRAFADVLGSAFRQTAMLLFTVNVVIAVLLVCLSAWYARRFILARLETENALRRSEARAKATLGSIGEAVISVGPSGLVEFINPAAEKLFCREAAACVNRPLGALVTVAREWDRRPVDVIDEALKGAEPEEAGGDLILTNALGKDIVVQAITSLVRDTSDTLTGVVLLLRNMTREREYVSNLAWQATHDGLTGLLNRTEFERRLSTALDPESDMDDSHRAQMLMMLDLDQFKVVNDTYGHAAGDAMLREVALFIEQCLREEDVLGRLGGDEFGALLCNCDKHRAMQIAERLRKDVAAFEWSWETHRLSTSVSIGVVDLRQTGLDVETAMRYGDIACYLAKERGRDRVHLAVPGDKELTRHASEMSWCGRIKDALANDRFCLYAQDIQAADPRAGRRQEPQHVEILLRMVGERGDIVPPGLFMPAAERYGLMSAIDRWVVRAVFSTLANTPPTERMQYAINLSGASIGDERFLQFLNEQFAITGVPPSAICFEVTETTAVANLAAAARFIRELKKRGCKFALDDFGAGMSSFGYLKHLPVDYIKIDGGFIKDMLKDAVNRDMVAAINDIGHSMGRLTIAEYVESEAILRALREMGVDFVQGFHVGRPAPWAQHVEPINI; encoded by the coding sequence ATGCGCGTTGCCCCCAAGACGACAAATCGGCAACTGTTCAATACGATCTGGCCGTTTCTAGCCGTCGTCATCTCCCTTTTGGCGATGGCGGCGACGAGCCTCGCCATCATGTCGTCGGTGCGCGCGTATATCGGCGGTGAGAGCACCTGGTCGAAAGGACAGAAGGACGCCGTTTTCTATCTCGCGCGCTATGCGCAGACCGGCGAGGAACAGGCGTTCCGTCAATACGAAGACGCGATCGCGTATCCGCTGAACCTGAAGCGCGCGCGGCTCGCGCTCGACCGGCCCGACCCGAACGTGCCCGAGGCGCGCGCCGCGCTGCTTGCAAGCGGCGTCTATCCCGCCGACGTCGGCGCGGTGATCTGGGTGTTCCGCACGTTCCGGCGCGCGAGCTACTTCCAGGAAGCCGTCGCGTACTGGACGGCGGGCGATCTGCTCGTCGACCAGCTCACCGACGCCGGCCGGAAGCTGCGCGCCGCCGTCAGAAGCGGCCCTGCGGCGCGCGCCGAAGTGGACCGCCTCACCACCGAAGTGTGGAACATCAACGGTTCGATTGCGCCGATCTCGCGCGCATTCGCCGATGTGCTCGGCTCGGCGTTCCGTCAGACGGCGATGCTTCTCTTCACCGTGAACGTGGTGATCGCGGTGCTGCTCGTGTGCCTTTCGGCGTGGTATGCGCGACGCTTCATCCTTGCGCGGCTGGAAACAGAGAACGCGCTGCGCAGGAGCGAGGCGCGCGCGAAGGCGACGCTCGGTTCCATCGGCGAAGCGGTGATTTCCGTGGGGCCGTCGGGCCTCGTCGAGTTCATCAACCCCGCCGCCGAGAAGCTCTTCTGCCGCGAAGCCGCCGCGTGCGTGAACCGGCCGCTGGGCGCGCTCGTCACCGTAGCACGCGAATGGGACCGGCGCCCGGTCGATGTGATCGACGAAGCGCTCAAGGGCGCAGAACCGGAGGAAGCCGGCGGCGACCTCATTCTCACGAACGCGCTGGGCAAGGATATCGTCGTGCAGGCGATCACGTCGCTCGTGCGCGACACGTCGGACACGTTGACGGGCGTCGTGCTGCTGCTGAGAAACATGACGCGCGAGCGCGAGTATGTCTCGAACCTCGCGTGGCAGGCGACGCACGACGGCCTCACCGGACTCTTGAACCGCACCGAATTCGAACGGCGCCTGAGCACCGCGCTCGATCCCGAGTCGGATATGGACGACTCGCATCGCGCGCAAATGCTGATGATGCTCGACCTCGACCAGTTCAAGGTCGTGAACGACACGTACGGTCACGCCGCCGGCGACGCGATGCTGCGCGAAGTCGCGCTCTTCATCGAACAATGCCTGCGCGAAGAAGACGTGCTCGGCCGCCTGGGCGGCGACGAGTTCGGCGCGCTGCTCTGCAATTGCGACAAGCATCGCGCGATGCAGATTGCCGAGCGCTTGCGCAAGGACGTCGCGGCGTTCGAATGGTCGTGGGAGACGCATCGCCTGTCGACGAGCGTGAGCATCGGCGTGGTCGATCTGCGGCAGACCGGGCTCGACGTGGAAACCGCGATGCGTTACGGCGATATCGCCTGCTATCTCGCGAAGGAGCGCGGCCGCGACCGCGTGCATCTGGCCGTGCCCGGCGACAAGGAGCTGACGCGCCATGCGAGCGAGATGTCGTGGTGCGGCCGCATCAAGGACGCGCTCGCGAACGACCGCTTCTGCCTCTATGCGCAGGACATTCAGGCCGCCGACCCGCGCGCGGGCCGACGCCAAGAACCGCAGCACGTGGAGATTCTCTTGCGCATGGTCGGCGAACGCGGCGATATCGTGCCGCCGGGCCTGTTCATGCCGGCCGCCGAACGCTACGGCCTCATGTCGGCCATCGACCGCTGGGTCGTGCGCGCGGTCTTCTCGACGCTCGCGAACACGCCGCCCACCGAGCGCATGCAGTACGCGATCAATCTGTCGGGCGCGTCGATCGGCGACGAACGCTTCCTGCAGTTCCTCAACGAGCAGTTCGCCATCACCGGCGTCCCGCCCTCGGCGATCTGCTTCGAAGTGACCGAAACCACCGCCGTCGCCAATCTCGCCGCGGCCGCGCGCTTCATCCGCGAGTTGAAGAAGCGCGGCTGCAAGTTCGCGCTCGACGACTTCGGCGCGGGCATGTCGTCGTTCGGCTATCTGAAGCACTTGCCGGTCGACTACATCAAGATCGACGGCGGTTTCATCAAGGACATGCTCAAAGATGCCGTTAATCGCGACATGGTCGCCGCGATCAACGACATCGGCCATTCGATGGGCCGTCTGACGATCGCGGAGTACGTCGAAAGCGAAGCGATTCTGCGCGCATTGCGCGAGATGGGCGTCGATTTCGTTCAGGGTTTCCATGTTGGGCGCCCCGCGCCTTGGGCACAGCATGTCGAACCTATCAACATCTAA